Sequence from the Pseudomonas sp. 7SR1 genome:
AGGGCTACGTCGACGAGCTCATGGCCTCCGGCAAGCCCGTCCCGACGACGTATTACGACGGCGACAAGGTGGTCAACTACAACGTCAACCCGCCAAAGATCTTCACCGGCCAGACCGAGCTCTACCAGAAGCTGATGGAAAACGGCATCGAGGTCTATGTCATGACCGCGGCGTCGGAAGAGCTGGTGCGCATGGTCGCCTCCGATCCCAAATACGGCTACAACCTCAAGCCGCAGAACGTCATCGGCGTGACCACCTTGCTCAAGGACCGCAAGACCGGCGAATTGACCACCGCGCGCAAGCAGATCACCGCCGGCAAGTATGACGAAAAGGCCAACCTCGGCCTGGAGTACACGCCCTATCTGTGGACCCCAGCGACCTGGATGGCCGGCAAGCACGCGGCAATCCTGACGTACATCGACGAATGGAAGAAGCCGGTGCTGGTAGCCGGTGATACCCCCAGCAGCGACGGCTACATGCTGTTCCATGACGTGGACGTGGCCAAGGGGGGGATTCACCTGTGGGTCAATCGCAAGGACAAGTACATGACCCAGATAAACGGCATGATGGCCAAGCACGCTGCCGCCCAGGCCAAGGAAGGCCTGCCGGTCACGGCGGACAAGAACTGGGTGATCGTCAAGCCGGAAGATATCCAGTAAGGCCAGGTAAACCGCCACGCGACTGTGGGAGCGAGCGGGTTCGCTCCCACAGTTGATAACCGTTTTATCACGCAATACCAGACAAAAAAATGCCCCGCACCTGGCGGGGCATTCTTGTTGCACGAGGGATGCTTACAGCCCGTCGAGCATCGCCTTGTTGCGCACCGCGCCCTTGTCGGCGCTGGTGGCGAGCAGGGCATAGGCCTTGAGCGCAGTGGTCACCTTGCGGGGACGCAGCTCCACCGGTTTCCAGCCTTTCTTGTCCTGCTCGACGCGGCGTTCGGCCAGTTCTTCGTCGCTGATCAACAGGTTGATCGAGCGGTTCGGAATATCGATCAGGATCTTGTCGCCGTCCCGTACCAGGCCAATGGC
This genomic interval carries:
- a CDS encoding phosphorylcholine phosphatase: MKLAPRFLAVALGLGLAGQVLATELKHWPAEQAKALDAMIAANANKGNYAVFDMDNTSYRYDLEESLLPFMENKGLITRETLDPSLKLMPFKDTADHKESLFSYYYRLCEVDDMVCYPWVAQVFSGFTLKELKGYVDELMASGKPVPTTYYDGDKVVNYNVNPPKIFTGQTELYQKLMENGIEVYVMTAASEELVRMVASDPKYGYNLKPQNVIGVTTLLKDRKTGELTTARKQITAGKYDEKANLGLEYTPYLWTPATWMAGKHAAILTYIDEWKKPVLVAGDTPSSDGYMLFHDVDVAKGGIHLWVNRKDKYMTQINGMMAKHAAAQAKEGLPVTADKNWVIVKPEDIQ